From a region of the Sphaerodactylus townsendi isolate TG3544 linkage group LG16, MPM_Stown_v2.3, whole genome shotgun sequence genome:
- the LOC125445523 gene encoding merlin-like → MSITGLKRKQPKTFKVKVITMDAEMEFNCEIKWKGKDLFDQVCRALGLRETWFFGLQYTIKGMLTWLKTDKKVLDQEIPKEDPVSFRFLAKFYPEKVEEELLQEITQHLFFLQVRRTVLFKLGFRARLCLNVTILQMEHQRLARETQLREEAERAKEELERRLFEVEDEARQATEALRRSEAAAELLAEKAQIAEDEAKLLAQNAAEAEQERQRLELAAQKTQEEKRLMEHKMREAELIAMQLVKESDRRAKETEHLKQDLQDAKEAEEKVKRKLLDVDKLNHFPCPPAFTAGTRDASADKGGVKLDLRDIDLKRLSLEIERERLDYLDKSRKFEDRLKELKSEIHALKLEEKQAGLHSRWNKLFGSLDRYSQKIYKTPSWIAAFEPNLLDSLQQPFLMHPLNADNTALGTPIEKPSFQTDLLVAGNVGTGTRKQIKVQQHKTDVIYI, encoded by the exons ATGTCTATCACGGGGCTGAAAAGGAAGCAGCCGAAGACTTTTAAAGTGAAGGTGATAACCATGGATGCCGAAATGGAGTTCAACTGTGAG ATAAAGTGGAAGGGGAAAGATTTATTTGACCAGGTCTGTCGTGCGTTGGGTCTAAGGGAAACGTGGTTCTTTGGCTTGCAGTACACCATCAAAGGGATGCTCACCTGGCTGAAGACGGATAAAAAG GTTTTAGATCAGGAAATCCCCAAAGAAGATCCAGTTAGTTTTCGCTTCCTGGCTAAATTCTACCCTGAGAAAGTTGAAGAGGAGCTTCTGCAAGAGATCACCCAGCACCTTTTCTTCCTGCAGGTCAGAAG GACTGTCTTGTTTAAACTGGGCTTTCGTGCACGACTATGCCTGAATGTTACGATTTTGCAGATGGAGCACCAACGTCTGGCCAGGGAGACGCAGCTGCGCGAAGAGGCTGAGCGAGCCAAGGAGGAGCTGGAAAGGCGCCTGTTTGAGGTGGAAGATGAAGCTAGACAAGCCACTGAGGCGCTG CGCCGTTCGGAGGCAGCCGCGGAGCTGCTGGCCGAGAAGGCCCAAATTGCAGAGGACGAGGCGAAGCTGCTGGCGCAGAACGCGGCTGAGGCCGAGCAGGAACGCCAAAGGCTAGAGTTGGCGGCCCAGAAGACCCAGGAAGAGAAGCGCCTGATGGAGCACAAGATGCGGGAGGCAGAGCTCATCGCCATGCAGTTGGTGAAAGAGTCGGACCGCAG GGCCAAAGAAACTGAGCATTTGAAACAGGACCTGCAGGATGCGAAGGAAGCTGAAGAAAAGGTCAAGCGGAAACTCCTGGATGTCGACAAGCTTAATCATTTTCCT TGCCCCCCAGCCTTCACGGCTGGCACCAGAGATGCCAGTGCTGACAAAGGAGGTGTAAAGCTGGACTTAAGAGACATCGACTTGAAGAGGCTCTCCTTGGAGATTGAAAGAGAGAg GTTAGATTACCTTGATAAGAGCCGGAAGTTCGAAGATCGACTAAAAGAACTCAAGTCAGAAATCCATGCTTTGAAACTTGAGGAGAAACAGGCTGGGCTTCACTCACGTTGGAATAAACTGTTTGGATCCTTGGATCGATACTCGCAGAAAATATACAAG ACTCCTTCGTGGATCGCAGCCTTTGAGCCAAATCTTTTGGACAGCCTTCAGCAACCTTTCTTGATGCATCCGCTAAATGCGGACAATACAGCACTTGGAACTCCAATAGAAAAACCCTCTTTTCAGACCGATTTGTTGGTGGCTGGAAATGTGGGGACAGGAACCAGAAAGCAAATCAAG GTTCAGCAGCATAAAACAGATGTGATCTACATCTGA
- the SBDS gene encoding ribosome maturation protein SBDS, whose translation MSIFTPTNQIRLTNVAVVRIRRAGKRFEIACYRNKVMGWRSGSEKDLDEVLQTHTVFVNVSKGQVAKKEDLVKAFGTDDQTEICKTILSKGELQVSDKERQTQLEQMFRDIATIVAEKCVNPETKRPYTVILIERAMKDIHYSVKPGKSTKQQALEVIKQLKETMQIERAHMRLRFILPPKEGKRLKEKLKTLIKVIESEDFDEQLEIVCLVDPGCFREIDELIRCETKGKGSLEVLSLKDVEEGDERLE comes from the exons ATGTCGATTTTCACACCGACCAACCAAATCCGCCTCACTAATGTGGCCGTGGTGCGGATTCGGCGGGCGGGGAAGCGCTTCGAGATCGCTTGTTACCGGAACAAAGTCATGGGCTGGCGGAGTGGCTC TGAAAAGGACCTGGATGAAGTCCTGCAGACCCATACTGTGTTCGTTAATGTCTCCAAAGGCCAGGTGGCTAAGAAAGAGGACCTTGTCAAAGCATTTGGTACAGATGACCAGACAGAAATATGCAAGACT ATCTTATCAAAAGGGGAGCTGCAGGTATCTGACAAAGAGCGGCAGACACAGCTGGAGCAGATGTTCCGTGACATTGCAACCATCGTTGCTGAAAAGTGCGTGAACCCAGAAACAAAGAGGCCCTACACGGTCATCCTGATTGAAAGAGCAATGAAGGACATCCACTACTCCGTCAAGCCAGGAAAGAGCACTAAGCAACAG GCCTTAGAGGTGATCAAGCAGCTGAAGGAGACCATGCAGATCGAGCGGGCGCACATGAGGCTGCGCTTCATCCTCCCTCCGAAAGAAGGCAAGAGGCTGAAAGAGAAGCTGAAGACGCTCATCAAAGTAATTGAGAGTGAAGATTTTGACGAGCAGCTAGAAATA GTGTGCCTTGTAGACCCAGGCTGTTTCCGGGAGATCGATGAACTGATCCGGTGCGAAACCAAAGGGAAAGGGAGCCTGGAAGTGCTCAGTCTGAAAGACGTGGAAGAAGGGGACGAAAGACTGGAGTAG
- the MRPS17 gene encoding 28S ribosomal protein S17, mitochondrial isoform X1 → MSALRGAVHAKWIVGKVIGTKMQKTAKVRVTRLVLDPYLLKFFNKRKTYFAHDPQQECIVGDIVLLKALPVRRSKHVKHELAEIVYKVGKVIDPVTGKPCAGSKLLDSVTDSESLTDRDTSYLSEKLQELTVSSSDK, encoded by the exons ATGTCTGCGTTACGTGGAGCAGTCCATGCCAAATGGATCGTAGGAAAAGTCATTGGGACCAAAATGCAGAAGACTGCCAAAGTGAGAGTCACCAGGCTGGTGCTGGATCCTTATTTACTGAAG TTCTTTAACAAGCGAAAAACGTATTTTGCCCATGACCCTCAACAGGAATGCATCGTGGGAGACATCGTCCTTCTGAAAGCTTTGCCAGTGCGGAGGAGCAAGCACGTGAAACATGAACTGGCAGAAATTGTGTACAAGGTTGGGAAAGTCATTGACCCGGTGACTGGGAAGCCCTGCGCAGGAAGCAAGCTCTTGGACAGTGTAACGGACTCCGAAAGCCTCACCGATAGAGACACCAGCTACCTTAGTGAAAAACTCCAAGAGTTAACTGTTTCCTCTTCTGATAAATGA
- the MRPS17 gene encoding 28S ribosomal protein S17, mitochondrial isoform X2 — MSALRGAVHAKWIVGKVIGTKMQKTAKVRVTRLVLDPYLLKECIVGDIVLLKALPVRRSKHVKHELAEIVYKVGKVIDPVTGKPCAGSKLLDSVTDSESLTDRDTSYLSEKLQELTVSSSDK, encoded by the exons ATGTCTGCGTTACGTGGAGCAGTCCATGCCAAATGGATCGTAGGAAAAGTCATTGGGACCAAAATGCAGAAGACTGCCAAAGTGAGAGTCACCAGGCTGGTGCTGGATCCTTATTTACTGAAG GAATGCATCGTGGGAGACATCGTCCTTCTGAAAGCTTTGCCAGTGCGGAGGAGCAAGCACGTGAAACATGAACTGGCAGAAATTGTGTACAAGGTTGGGAAAGTCATTGACCCGGTGACTGGGAAGCCCTGCGCAGGAAGCAAGCTCTTGGACAGTGTAACGGACTCCGAAAGCCTCACCGATAGAGACACCAGCTACCTTAGTGAAAAACTCCAAGAGTTAACTGTTTCCTCTTCTGATAAATGA